The following nucleotide sequence is from Spartinivicinus poritis.
AAATATCAGATGAATATAGAGCGAAAGGAATCACTGGCTATTACAAAAATGAAGGTGAGTTTTATAGAAACCCCCATGAGCCACTACTTGAAAGTTTATTGAAGCAGTCGCTTAGTAAAAAATCAATCAGCAAGGGTTGTATGCTTGATTTGGCTTGCGGTAGTGGAGAGATCACAATAATACTGGAGAAATATGGCTTTACCCATATTGAGGCCATTGACCCTTACACATATAAGGCATATAAAAGTCGCACGGGTAGGCATGCTGAAAAATTCAGTTTCGAAGAGATTGCTCAAGGTGGTATAGCTGGCAAGCAATATGAGCTGGTTA
It contains:
- a CDS encoding class I SAM-dependent methyltransferase, with product MHKKISDEYRAKGITGYYKNEGEFYRNPHEPLLESLLKQSLSKKSISKGCMLDLACGSGEITIILEKYGFTHIEAIDPYTYKAYKSRTGRHAEKFSFEEIAQGGIAGKQYELVICSFAMHLVDESWLPKLCFHLSLIANHLIILTPLKRPKIQADWGWILDFELLENRVRARSYSSLYKQEVATTQDLVR